One window of Vespa velutina chromosome 2, iVesVel2.1, whole genome shotgun sequence genomic DNA carries:
- the LOC124947087 gene encoding migration and invasion enhancer 1 produces the protein MHDVKVNIEYCETCNYKPQFLDMVNLIEKNVPTAKVSGTEGKEGSFEIKINDELVYSKLQTLAFPDYEAVCETIKDVSNGEPVKKVTKQQPIECTIS, from the exons aTGCACGATGTTAAAGTTAACATCGAATAttg TGAAACATGTAACTATAAGCCACAATTTCTTGATATGGTCAATTTAATAGAGAAGAATGTACCAACAGCCAAAGTCTCTGGGaccgaaggaaaagaag GAtcctttgaaattaaaattaatgatgaaTTAGTTTATTCAAAACTACAAACACTAGCATTTCCTGACTACGAAGCAGTATGTGAAACTATCAAAGATGTATCAAATGGTGAACCTGTAAAAAAAGTTACAAAACAACAACCTATAGAATGtacaatatcataa